Proteins encoded in a region of the Sphingomonas jaspsi DSM 18422 genome:
- a CDS encoding sigma-70 family RNA polymerase sigma factor, translated as MILRDDDARHLMGLAQGGDKAAYRALLGSCSQWLGRYYARRIAPHQVDDLVQDTLLSLHSKRASYDPARPFYPWLAAIARYRWIDALRKLTATDELGEADAAVDHEEDAVLSRLSLDSLLGHLPAGQAHAITLTRIEGRSVAEAARITGQSESLVKVNVHRGLKRLAALVESE; from the coding sequence ATGATCTTGCGGGACGACGATGCGCGCCACCTGATGGGGTTGGCGCAAGGGGGCGACAAGGCCGCCTATCGCGCCCTGCTGGGCAGCTGCAGCCAGTGGCTGGGGCGCTATTATGCGCGGCGGATTGCCCCGCACCAGGTCGACGATCTGGTGCAGGACACGCTGCTGTCGCTGCATTCGAAGCGCGCCAGCTACGATCCGGCGCGGCCCTTCTATCCGTGGCTAGCGGCGATTGCCCGCTACCGCTGGATCGACGCGCTAAGAAAGCTGACCGCGACCGACGAGCTGGGCGAAGCCGATGCGGCGGTCGATCATGAAGAAGATGCGGTGTTGTCGCGGCTCAGCCTCGACAGCCTGCTCGGGCACCTGCCGGCCGGGCAGGCGCACGCCATCACGCTGACCCGCATCGAAGGGCGCAGCGTGGCCGAGGCGGCGCGCATCACCGGCCAGTCGGAAAGCCTCGTCAAAGTGAATGTCCATCGCGGCCTTAAGAGGCTGGCCGCGCTGGTGGAGAGCGAATGA
- a CDS encoding acetyl-CoA C-acetyltransferase, which translates to MTDVVITAARRTPVGSFLGSFAGTPAHELGRVAIEAALTSAGVDAADVSEVILGQVLTAGHGQNPARQASMAAGVPKEVPAWGVNQVCGSGLRAVALAAQAIALGDSAIVVAGGQENMSMAMHAQALRQGAKMGDVSLIDTMIKDGLTDVFNGYHMGITAENLAEQYQIGREEQDAFAVRSQNLAEAARAAGKFVDEIAPVTIKGRKGDTIVDADEYIRAGATIDGVAGLRPAFKKDGSVTAANASGLNDGAAALVLMSADEAARRGAPVLARVASWASAGVDPSIMGIGPVPATRRALEKAGWSVADLDLIEANEAFAAQALSVGKELGWDADKVNVNGGAIAIGHPIGASGARVLTTLLHEMGRRDARKGLATLCIGGGMGIALCVER; encoded by the coding sequence ATGACCGACGTCGTCATCACCGCCGCGCGCCGCACGCCCGTTGGCAGCTTCCTCGGCAGCTTCGCCGGCACCCCGGCGCACGAGCTGGGCCGCGTCGCGATCGAAGCCGCGCTGACCAGCGCCGGAGTCGACGCGGCGGACGTCAGCGAGGTGATCCTCGGCCAGGTGCTAACCGCCGGTCATGGCCAGAACCCGGCGCGGCAGGCGTCGATGGCGGCGGGCGTGCCGAAGGAAGTGCCCGCTTGGGGCGTCAACCAGGTGTGCGGATCCGGCCTGCGCGCCGTTGCGCTTGCGGCCCAGGCGATTGCGCTTGGCGACAGCGCGATCGTTGTGGCGGGCGGCCAGGAAAATATGTCGATGGCGATGCATGCCCAGGCGCTGCGCCAGGGCGCGAAGATGGGCGACGTCAGCCTGATCGACACGATGATCAAGGACGGCCTGACCGACGTCTTCAACGGCTATCACATGGGCATCACCGCCGAAAACCTGGCCGAGCAATATCAGATCGGCCGTGAGGAACAGGACGCCTTTGCCGTGCGTAGCCAGAACCTTGCCGAGGCCGCCCGCGCCGCCGGCAAGTTCGTCGACGAAATTGCCCCGGTCACGATCAAGGGCCGCAAGGGCGACACCATCGTCGACGCCGACGAATATATCCGCGCCGGTGCGACCATCGACGGCGTCGCTGGCCTGCGCCCGGCCTTCAAGAAGGACGGCAGCGTCACCGCCGCCAATGCCAGCGGCCTCAACGACGGCGCGGCTGCGCTGGTGCTGATGTCCGCTGACGAAGCCGCCCGTCGCGGCGCGCCGGTCCTCGCCCGTGTCGCCAGCTGGGCTTCAGCGGGCGTCGACCCGTCGATCATGGGCATCGGCCCGGTCCCTGCGACCCGCCGCGCGCTCGAAAAAGCAGGCTGGAGCGTCGCCGACCTCGACCTCATCGAAGCCAATGAAGCCTTCGCCGCCCAGGCGCTGAGCGTCGGCAAGGAGCTGGGCTGGGACGCGGACAAGGTCAACGTCAACGGCGGCGCCATCGCCATCGGCCACCCGATCGGCGCCAGCGGCGCGCGCGTGCTGACGACCCTTCTCCACGAAATGGGCCGCCGCGACGCCAGGAAGGGTCTCGCCACCCTGTGCATCGGCGGCGGCATGGGCATCGCGCTCTGCGTCGAACGATAA
- the phaR gene encoding polyhydroxyalkanoate synthesis repressor PhaR yields MAKATDKVTIKKYANRRLYDTESSSYITLDRLAQMIREGRDFEVVDAKTGEDITHTVLTQIIVDEEARGSTMLPVNFLRQLIGLYGGNMQSAVPQYLEAAMAEFQKNSQAMAGAFGPNMFADLAKRNMAMFEEAAQSFTGAAKKKTDGESSADELAKVKAELAALQAKVDKLGK; encoded by the coding sequence ATGGCCAAGGCGACGGACAAGGTAACGATCAAGAAATACGCCAACCGCCGACTCTACGATACCGAAAGCAGCAGCTACATCACGCTCGACCGACTGGCGCAGATGATCCGCGAAGGGCGCGATTTCGAAGTTGTCGATGCCAAGACCGGCGAAGACATCACCCACACCGTGCTGACCCAGATCATCGTCGACGAAGAAGCGCGCGGGTCGACCATGTTGCCGGTCAATTTCCTGCGCCAGCTGATCGGCCTTTACGGCGGCAACATGCAGTCGGCCGTCCCGCAATATCTGGAAGCGGCGATGGCCGAATTCCAGAAGAACAGCCAGGCGATGGCCGGTGCCTTCGGTCCCAACATGTTCGCCGACCTTGCCAAGCGCAACATGGCGATGTTCGAGGAAGCGGCGCAAAGCTTCACCGGTGCGGCAAAGAAGAAAACGGATGGGGAAAGCTCCGCCGACGAACTGGCCAAGGTGAAGGCCGAGCTCGCCGCGCTGCAGGCCAAGGTCGACAAGCTCGGCAAGTGA
- the glmU gene encoding bifunctional UDP-N-acetylglucosamine diphosphorylase/glucosamine-1-phosphate N-acetyltransferase GlmU, whose amino-acid sequence MNQGNFSVVILAAGQGTRMRSDTHKVLHPIAGKPMLMHLLDTVESLGVERRVVVVGKGREQIEKALEGHDVATAVQAEQKGTGHAVAMAADALAGFEGAVVVLFGDVPFVQPDTIAAMIERLNAADDPGVVVLASEPADGKAYGRVILESGDRIAKMVEYKDANEEERACKLTNSGMLAAKASDLFGWLTRVGNANAAGEYYLPDVVMIAKADGRNPVAIVGDEYETTGVNSRAELAHLELEWQRRRREEALDGGATLIDPESVWFSADTKLGRDCTIEPHVVFGPGVEIADGAVIRAFSHIEGAKIATGCEVGPFARLRPGAVMERGSKIGNFVEMKKAVLGEGAKANHLTYLGDADVGAKANIGAGTITCNYDGFFKYKTTVGAGAFIGSNSALVAPVRIGDGAIVGAGSVITKDIEADELAVARGEQRGMKGWAHRFRVTQMKKKEDK is encoded by the coding sequence ATGAACCAGGGGAATTTCTCGGTCGTGATCCTTGCCGCGGGGCAGGGCACGCGCATGCGCTCCGACACGCACAAGGTGCTTCACCCGATCGCGGGCAAGCCGATGCTGATGCATCTGCTCGATACGGTGGAATCGCTCGGTGTCGAACGGCGCGTGGTGGTCGTCGGCAAGGGCCGCGAGCAGATCGAAAAGGCGCTGGAAGGCCATGACGTCGCGACCGCGGTGCAGGCAGAGCAGAAGGGCACCGGCCACGCCGTCGCCATGGCGGCCGACGCGCTGGCCGGGTTCGAAGGGGCGGTGGTGGTGCTGTTCGGCGACGTGCCGTTCGTCCAGCCCGACACGATTGCGGCGATGATCGAGCGCCTCAACGCCGCGGACGATCCCGGCGTGGTCGTGCTGGCCAGCGAACCGGCCGACGGCAAGGCCTATGGCCGCGTCATCCTGGAAAGCGGCGACCGCATCGCCAAGATGGTCGAATATAAGGATGCTAACGAGGAAGAGCGCGCCTGCAAGCTGACCAATTCGGGCATGCTGGCGGCGAAGGCGTCCGACCTGTTCGGCTGGCTGACCCGCGTCGGCAATGCCAATGCGGCGGGCGAATATTACTTGCCCGACGTAGTGATGATCGCCAAGGCCGATGGCCGCAACCCGGTCGCGATCGTCGGCGACGAATATGAAACCACCGGCGTCAACAGCCGCGCCGAACTCGCCCACCTCGAACTGGAATGGCAGCGGCGGCGGCGCGAGGAAGCGCTCGACGGCGGCGCGACGCTGATCGACCCGGAAAGCGTCTGGTTTTCCGCCGACACAAAGCTCGGGCGCGATTGCACCATCGAACCCCATGTCGTGTTCGGCCCCGGCGTCGAGATCGCCGACGGTGCGGTGATCCGCGCGTTCAGCCACATCGAAGGCGCCAAGATCGCCACCGGCTGCGAAGTCGGTCCCTTCGCCCGCCTCCGCCCCGGCGCGGTGATGGAGCGCGGCTCCAAGATCGGCAATTTCGTCGAGATGAAGAAGGCGGTGCTCGGCGAAGGCGCCAAGGCCAACCACTTGACCTACCTGGGCGACGCCGACGTGGGCGCCAAGGCCAACATCGGCGCGGGCACCATCACCTGCAATTACGATGGCTTCTTCAAATATAAAACGACGGTCGGCGCGGGGGCCTTCATCGGCTCCAACAGTGCACTGGTCGCGCCGGTCCGCATCGGCGATGGCGCGATCGTCGGCGCGGGCAGCGTCATCACCAAGGACATCGAAGCCGACGAACTCGCCGTCGCGCGCGGCGAACAACGCGGCATGAAGGGCTGGGCCCACCGCTTCCGCGTGACGCAAATGAAGAAGAAGGAAGACAAATAG
- the glmS gene encoding glutamine--fructose-6-phosphate transaminase (isomerizing), whose amino-acid sequence MCGIVGIVGRERATRDLYHGLKRLEYRGYDSSGICTVDGGEFHRRRAEGKLENLRRELDEHPLPGTIGIAHTRWATHGAPTTSNAHPHIAGNVALVHNGIIENFKPLRDELIADGRTFLSETDSEVVAHLVAREVEKGASPTEAVAAVLPRLHGAFAIAFLFKDHPDTIIGARMGAPLTVGFGEGENYLGSDALALAPLTQQIAYLEEGDWAVIRRDSVEIFDRTNRPVTRTIVESGAQAVTIDKGNHAHFMLKEIYEQPVVVGDTLHSYLRPFEGKVALPDFGFDLATVKRVTIVACGTSYYAGLVAKYWFEQFARVPVDIDVASEFRYRDPVLEAGGLALFISQSGETADTLAALRHAREQGQTIAVVCNVPTSSMAREADLLLPTHAGPEIGVASTKAFTCQLAVLAAFAANLARAKGRLTDEDEKDIVDHLQEAPEAMSAALAHDADIAAMAHLVAPARDVLYLGRGPDYPMALEGALKLKEISYIHAEGYAAGEMKHGPIALIDDLVPVIVLAPSGPLFEKTVSNMQEVRARGGKIVLISDAEGLAQAGEGCMATIEMPSVHPLIAPLVYAVPIQLLAYHVAVLKGTDVDQPRNLAKSVTVE is encoded by the coding sequence ATGTGCGGAATTGTCGGGATCGTCGGACGCGAACGGGCGACGCGGGACCTTTATCACGGTCTCAAGCGGCTCGAATATCGCGGCTATGACAGCTCGGGGATCTGTACCGTCGACGGCGGCGAATTCCACCGACGCCGCGCCGAAGGCAAGCTCGAGAACCTGCGCCGCGAACTCGACGAGCATCCGCTGCCCGGCACCATCGGCATCGCCCACACCCGCTGGGCGACGCATGGTGCGCCGACCACCAGCAATGCCCATCCGCACATCGCCGGCAATGTGGCGCTGGTCCACAACGGCATCATCGAAAATTTCAAGCCGCTGCGCGACGAGCTGATCGCCGATGGCCGCACCTTCCTCAGCGAAACCGACAGCGAAGTGGTGGCACACTTGGTTGCGCGCGAAGTCGAAAAGGGCGCGTCGCCGACCGAAGCCGTCGCCGCCGTCCTGCCGCGCCTGCACGGTGCCTTCGCCATCGCCTTCCTGTTCAAGGATCACCCCGACACGATCATCGGCGCGCGCATGGGCGCACCGCTGACGGTCGGCTTTGGCGAGGGCGAGAACTACCTCGGCTCCGACGCGCTGGCGCTGGCGCCGCTGACGCAGCAGATCGCCTATCTCGAAGAAGGCGACTGGGCCGTCATCCGCCGCGACAGTGTCGAGATTTTCGACCGCACCAACCGGCCCGTCACCCGCACGATCGTCGAAAGCGGCGCGCAGGCGGTGACCATCGACAAGGGCAACCATGCCCATTTCATGCTCAAGGAAATCTATGAGCAGCCGGTGGTCGTCGGCGACACGCTGCACAGCTATTTGCGCCCGTTCGAAGGCAAGGTGGCGCTGCCCGATTTCGGGTTCGACCTCGCCACCGTGAAGCGCGTCACCATCGTCGCCTGCGGCACCAGCTATTACGCCGGGCTGGTCGCCAAATATTGGTTCGAACAGTTCGCGCGCGTGCCCGTCGACATCGATGTCGCGAGCGAGTTTCGCTACCGCGACCCGGTGCTCGAAGCGGGCGGGCTGGCGCTGTTCATTTCGCAGAGCGGCGAGACTGCCGACACGCTTGCCGCGCTGCGCCATGCGCGCGAGCAGGGGCAGACCATCGCGGTCGTGTGCAACGTGCCCACCAGTTCGATGGCGCGCGAGGCCGACCTGCTGCTGCCGACCCATGCCGGGCCGGAAATCGGCGTCGCTTCGACCAAGGCCTTCACTTGTCAGCTGGCGGTGCTGGCCGCCTTCGCCGCCAACCTTGCCCGCGCCAAGGGGCGGCTGACCGACGAGGACGAAAAGGACATCGTCGACCATCTGCAGGAAGCGCCCGAAGCCATGTCGGCAGCGCTGGCGCATGATGCGGATATTGCGGCTATGGCGCACCTCGTCGCGCCGGCGCGCGACGTGCTCTACCTCGGCCGCGGACCCGACTATCCGATGGCGCTCGAAGGCGCGCTGAAGCTCAAGGAAATCAGCTACATTCACGCCGAAGGCTATGCCGCGGGCGAGATGAAGCATGGGCCGATCGCGCTGATCGACGACCTGGTGCCGGTCATCGTCCTCGCCCCCAGTGGCCCGCTGTTCGAAAAGACCGTAAGCAACATGCAGGAAGTCCGCGCGCGCGGCGGCAAGATCGTCCTCATCAGCGACGCCGAAGGGCTCGCGCAGGCAGGCGAGGGGTGCATGGCAACGATCGAAATGCCGAGCGTCCACCCGCTGATTGCGCCTTTGGTCTATGCCGTGCCGATCCAGCTGCTCGCCTACCATGTCGCCGTGCTGAAAGGCACCGACGTCGACCAGCCGCGTAACCTGGCGAAGAGCGTGACGGTGGAGTGA
- a CDS encoding LysR family transcriptional regulator, with translation MLDWNDLRYFLAVADGGSTLAAGKALRVSQTTVARRIAALEEALGLALFDRRQSGYEITPAGAMLIDQARTVAETARAFEQSAAAEARDAGGAVRVTTEDVYADGLLSALFAELHELHPDIVIQIDANRALRDLGAGEADIALRATSSEAPAGVVGRRICRDDWTLYCSKTYADRHGVPRNKDELRRHAIVGGGGGSLWRHYQAFLQRYDLEDSVAIHQATSTGLLTSIRSGFGIGVLPSIVAEGDPSLMRILPPMKDNRRDLWLLTHDRVKRSAKVRTVIDFLYERLRTKASALNLDG, from the coding sequence ATGCTTGACTGGAACGACCTGCGCTACTTCCTCGCCGTTGCCGATGGCGGCAGCACGCTGGCGGCCGGCAAGGCGCTCCGCGTCAGCCAAACCACCGTTGCCCGCCGCATCGCTGCGCTGGAAGAGGCGCTGGGCCTTGCGCTCTTCGATCGGCGGCAGAGCGGCTATGAAATCACCCCCGCCGGCGCGATGTTGATCGACCAAGCGCGAACCGTTGCGGAAACGGCCCGGGCTTTCGAACAGTCCGCCGCGGCCGAGGCGCGGGACGCTGGCGGGGCGGTGCGGGTCACGACCGAGGACGTCTATGCCGACGGCCTGTTGTCCGCCCTCTTCGCCGAGCTTCACGAGTTGCACCCGGACATCGTCATCCAGATCGACGCCAATCGCGCGCTTCGCGATCTTGGCGCGGGTGAGGCCGACATCGCACTGCGCGCGACATCGTCCGAAGCACCGGCTGGCGTGGTCGGGCGGCGCATCTGCCGCGACGACTGGACGCTCTATTGCAGCAAGACCTACGCCGATCGCCATGGGGTGCCGCGCAACAAGGACGAGTTGCGCCGCCATGCCATCGTCGGCGGCGGCGGCGGCAGCCTGTGGCGCCATTACCAGGCGTTCCTGCAGCGCTATGACCTCGAAGACAGTGTGGCGATCCACCAGGCGACGTCGACCGGCCTATTGACCAGCATCCGCTCCGGATTCGGCATCGGCGTCCTGCCCTCCATCGTCGCCGAGGGTGACCCGTCGCTGATGCGCATTTTGCCGCCGATGAAGGATAATCGCCGCGACCTGTGGCTGCTGACCCACGACCGGGTGAAGCGCAGCGCGAAGGTGAGGACGGTGATCGATTTCCTGTACGAGCGGTTGCGAACCAAGGCCTCGGCGCTCAACCTCGACGGCTGA
- a CDS encoding UrcA family protein, protein MLKTILISLALAAVPALAAAEPVTEARTVKVADLDLSSTNGKAALGQRIIDACGEAAEVDLAGRNAVRACRADAHAKVAAQEQLRLARRAGTPIASGQQ, encoded by the coding sequence ATGTTGAAGACCATCCTCATCAGCCTGGCGCTTGCCGCTGTTCCTGCCTTGGCAGCGGCGGAGCCGGTCACCGAAGCGCGCACCGTCAAGGTCGCCGACCTCGACCTCAGCAGCACCAACGGCAAGGCCGCGCTCGGCCAGCGGATTATCGACGCCTGCGGTGAGGCCGCCGAAGTCGACCTTGCCGGTCGCAACGCGGTCCGCGCCTGCCGTGCCGACGCCCATGCGAAGGTCGCCGCGCAGGAACAACTGCGCCTCGCCCGCCGCGCGGGGACGCCCATCGCGAGCGGTCAGCAGTGA
- a CDS encoding GFA family protein encodes MLVVRGGCHCKAVRFTAKLPDPPVPALDCNCSICAATGFLHIIVPHEDFTLESGESALTHYRFGTGAADHLFCKICGIKSFYQPRSHPDAWSVNANALDEPVDLSIEQFDGKNWERAKANLDGANGAD; translated from the coding sequence ATGCTGGTGGTTCGGGGCGGATGTCATTGCAAGGCGGTGCGGTTCACCGCGAAATTGCCCGACCCGCCGGTGCCCGCGCTCGACTGCAACTGCTCGATCTGCGCGGCGACCGGCTTCCTCCACATCATCGTCCCGCATGAGGATTTCACGCTGGAAAGCGGTGAATCGGCGCTGACCCACTATCGCTTCGGCACGGGGGCGGCCGACCATCTCTTCTGCAAGATCTGCGGCATCAAGAGCTTCTACCAGCCGCGCAGCCATCCCGACGCGTGGAGCGTCAACGCCAATGCGCTGGATGAGCCGGTCGACCTTTCGATCGAACAGTTCGACGGAAAAAACTGGGAGCGGGCGAAGGCCAATCTCGACGGCGCGAACGGGGCCGACTAG
- the alr gene encoding alanine racemase translates to MTHRALRLRLDTDALQSNWRWLDRVSGSRAGAAVKADGYGLGAVEVTTRLSGVGCRNFFVSTWAEAEALGKLPEGVSLAVLHGVGPDDADAALSGIARPVLNTPQQVARWKEIAPGKACDVMVDTGMNRLGIRTDELEVLDSLAIDTLMSHLASADEDSALNRIQLDRFRGVKAAVAAKRYSLANSAGICLGPDYGFDLVRPGLALYGGLPREEAWGHIRQVATPEAEVIQRRTVRAGESIGYGATWVADADTEAAILNVGYADGYLRCFAGKGAAIVDGQRLPLIGRVSMDLVAIDCSAAPDLAEGDWAALEYSLPEAADASGLSQYELLTGLSDRFERLWS, encoded by the coding sequence GTGACTCATCGCGCGCTCCGCCTCCGCCTCGATACCGACGCTCTCCAGTCCAACTGGCGCTGGCTCGACCGCGTCAGCGGCTCGCGCGCGGGCGCGGCGGTCAAGGCGGACGGCTACGGCCTTGGCGCGGTCGAGGTGACGACACGCCTGTCCGGCGTGGGTTGCCGCAACTTTTTCGTGTCGACCTGGGCCGAGGCCGAAGCGCTGGGCAAGCTGCCCGAGGGCGTGTCGCTCGCCGTCCTCCACGGCGTCGGCCCCGACGATGCCGATGCGGCGCTGTCCGGCATCGCGCGGCCCGTGCTCAACACGCCGCAGCAAGTCGCGCGCTGGAAGGAAATCGCGCCGGGGAAAGCCTGCGACGTGATGGTCGACACCGGCATGAACCGCCTCGGCATTCGCACCGACGAGCTGGAGGTGCTGGACAGCCTGGCGATCGATACGCTGATGAGCCACCTTGCGTCGGCGGACGAAGACAGCGCGCTCAACCGGATCCAGCTCGACCGGTTTCGCGGCGTGAAGGCTGCGGTGGCGGCCAAGCGCTACAGCCTCGCCAACAGCGCGGGTATCTGCCTTGGCCCCGACTACGGCTTCGACTTGGTACGCCCCGGCCTCGCGCTCTATGGTGGGCTGCCGCGCGAGGAAGCGTGGGGACATATAAGGCAAGTCGCGACGCCCGAGGCCGAGGTGATCCAGCGCCGCACCGTCAGGGCGGGCGAGAGCATCGGCTATGGCGCGACCTGGGTCGCAGACGCCGACACCGAAGCGGCGATCCTCAATGTGGGCTATGCCGACGGCTACCTGCGCTGCTTCGCGGGCAAGGGGGCGGCGATCGTCGACGGCCAGCGCCTGCCGCTGATCGGGCGGGTCAGCATGGACCTTGTCGCGATCGATTGTTCGGCCGCGCCGGACTTGGCGGAAGGCGATTGGGCGGCTCTCGAATACAGCCTGCCCGAAGCGGCGGACGCGTCGGGCCTGTCGCAATATGAGTTGCTGACCGGCCTCAGCGATCGCTTCGAGCGGCTTTGGTCTTAG
- the nth gene encoding endonuclease III, translating into MKKEDIFEFFRRLAEANPSPETELEFGNPYQLVVAVALSAQSTDVGVNKATRALFATVKTPRQMLALGEDGLKEHIKTIGLFNTKAKNVIAAAQILVDEFGGEVPQDRDALERLPGVGRKTANVVLNCAFGQETFAVDTHVFRVGNRTGLAKGKTPLAVELKLEKVVPQPFRLGAHHWLILHGRYICKARTPECWRCPVADLCAYKPKTPEPKTKAARSDR; encoded by the coding sequence ATGAAGAAGGAAGATATTTTCGAATTCTTCCGACGGCTGGCGGAGGCCAATCCGTCGCCAGAGACCGAACTTGAATTCGGCAACCCATACCAGCTCGTGGTCGCGGTCGCCCTTTCGGCGCAATCGACCGACGTGGGCGTCAACAAGGCGACGCGGGCGCTGTTCGCGACGGTAAAGACGCCGCGGCAGATGCTCGCTCTGGGTGAAGACGGCCTGAAAGAGCACATCAAGACGATTGGCCTGTTCAACACCAAGGCCAAGAACGTCATCGCTGCCGCGCAGATACTGGTCGACGAGTTTGGCGGCGAAGTGCCGCAAGACCGCGACGCGCTCGAACGGCTTCCGGGGGTCGGGCGCAAGACCGCCAACGTCGTGCTCAACTGCGCATTCGGGCAGGAAACCTTCGCGGTCGACACCCACGTCTTCCGCGTCGGCAACCGCACCGGGCTGGCCAAGGGCAAGACGCCGCTGGCGGTCGAGCTGAAGCTGGAGAAAGTGGTGCCGCAGCCCTTCCGCCTGGGCGCGCATCACTGGCTGATCCTGCACGGCCGATACATCTGCAAGGCGCGGACGCCCGAGTGCTGGCGCTGCCCGGTCGCGGACCTTTGCGCCTACAAGCCGAAAACGCCTGAGCCTAAGACCAAAGCCGCTCGAAGCGATCGCTGA
- the dapB gene encoding 4-hydroxy-tetrahydrodipicolinate reductase, with protein sequence MRSTDDPIRISLYAPEGRMGRAIRDAIDADAGFEWDQDRGDVLIDFSAPDGLRGSLDRAISGGIPLLVGTTSLDEGHDSLIADAARTVPMLKAANTSLGVALLTDLVERAARVLGPDAWDIEIVEAHHKKKADAPSGTALHLGLAVERGRGFDAEEELGRCGTGLTREAGSIGYAAIRGGTVAGDHDVMFLGPDERLILSHRAENRSIFAKGALAAARFLVGKPAGLYSMRDVIDAA encoded by the coding sequence ATGCGCAGCACCGACGACCCCATCCGCATCAGCCTTTACGCACCCGAGGGCCGCATGGGCCGCGCGATCCGCGATGCGATCGACGCCGACGCGGGATTCGAATGGGACCAGGATCGCGGCGACGTCCTGATCGACTTTTCCGCGCCCGACGGCCTTCGCGGCAGCCTCGACCGGGCGATCAGCGGCGGCATCCCGCTGCTGGTCGGGACCACCAGCCTCGACGAGGGCCACGACAGCCTGATCGCCGATGCAGCACGGACGGTGCCGATGCTCAAGGCAGCCAACACGTCGCTGGGCGTCGCGCTGCTGACCGACCTAGTCGAACGGGCTGCGCGCGTCTTGGGCCCCGATGCGTGGGACATCGAGATCGTCGAAGCGCACCACAAGAAGAAAGCCGACGCGCCGTCGGGCACGGCACTGCACCTCGGCCTGGCGGTCGAGCGCGGGCGCGGCTTCGATGCGGAGGAAGAGCTCGGCCGCTGCGGCACCGGCCTCACGCGCGAGGCCGGCAGCATCGGCTACGCCGCGATCCGCGGCGGCACGGTGGCGGGCGACCATGACGTGATGTTCCTCGGCCCCGACGAGCGGCTGATCCTCTCCCACCGCGCCGAAAACCGCAGTATCTTCGCCAAGGGCGCGCTGGCCGCCGCGCGCTTCCTCGTCGGCAAGCCGGCCGGGCTGTATTCGATGCGGGACGTCATCGACGCGGCATGA
- a CDS encoding acyl-CoA thioesterase, translating into MAGEAFHYPVGIRPDDIDHMGHVNNSVYLKWVQDAVVKFWETVAPPEAVARHLWIALAHEIKYRRPTFLDDVVVADVVAERVAGAKAMFTTVIKRGETVLAEVKSTWCCLDAVSKRPARLAMDVAKRFLPE; encoded by the coding sequence ATGGCGGGTGAAGCGTTCCACTATCCGGTCGGCATCAGGCCCGACGACATCGACCACATGGGTCATGTCAACAACAGCGTGTACCTGAAATGGGTTCAGGACGCGGTGGTCAAGTTCTGGGAAACCGTCGCCCCGCCGGAAGCCGTCGCCCGTCACCTGTGGATCGCGCTGGCGCATGAAATCAAATATCGCCGCCCGACCTTCCTCGACGATGTCGTCGTCGCCGACGTGGTGGCCGAACGCGTGGCCGGCGCCAAGGCGATGTTCACCACCGTCATCAAGCGCGGCGAGACCGTGCTCGCCGAAGTGAAGTCGACCTGGTGCTGCCTCGACGCCGTCAGCAAGCGGCCGGCACGGCTGGCGATGGATGTCGCCAAGCGCTTCCTTCCGGAATAG